The DNA region ATTTTACAACTTTTCTATAGCATCAGATACAGTCATAAAAATAGGAAAGAAGCTTATTATTTTAGTTAATTCAAAAACCTTTCTTACATTTTCTGTGATTTTTACTATACCTATTTTACCATTTACCCTTTTAAAAGAGCCTATTGCAAATACAAAAACTCCTATTCCGCTGCTGTCTATATAATATACATCTTCCATATCTATAATTATTCTTTTTGCTCCGAAGTCTATTTGAGAGTTTATAGCATCTTTTAAATCTGAAGAAGTATAAACATCAATATCTCCCACTAATTTTATTACAGAAGTATTATTTTCTAATTCTTCGACACTTATCTCCATTTTTTTACTCCAATAAAATTATATAAAATTATATATATAAAAATTAACATATATGCCAATTTTTTACAACAATATTTTAAAAAGCACCATATAAAAAATAAAGAGCCTGATTTATAAAAAAACAGACTCTCTTAAAAAATTAAATACTAAATTATTTTATTCAAATATTACTCTAGGATTATTATCTATATAGCTTTCTGGTATATTATTAAGCTCTTTAATTTTTGCTATCATAGCATCACGCATATCATTGCCAGTCATAACTATATTTTTGCCCTTTTCTCCTATAGCTTTTCCTTCACTGTCTTGATAACCGTCTCCTCCCAAAAATACAAAACTAGATAAAGCAACAGTGTAATCTTTTGTTTCATCAATATTTTCACCATCTAAAGCAGCAGATAATAATTCTCCATTAGCATTATATTTTACTTCCATTCCTCTAGATAACTGTAGAAAAGCACCAGCACCTCTCTTTTGTCCAGATATTTTTAGCATTTCAATAACATCTTTTCCTGTTAATGTTACTAATACAACCTCATTATCAAATGGGAAAAACTCATTTTGTATATTACCCAATGTTATATCGCCTTTTTTTAATGGAGTTCTAAGTCCGCCAGAGTTCATCAATACCATATCCAAATTATCATAAGAATCTAATACCAAATCGCAAGCAAAGTTTCCTATAGCCATAGAATTAGACCTTATTCCGTCATGTAGAAGTTCTACAGGCAAAGTTCCTATTCTTACATTAAACTCTTTATCCACAGTGCCTTTCATCTCATCAATAAATGCAAGCATATCAGCATCTTGTTCTATATTACCGTCCATAGGTATGAGTTTATAATTAAATTTTTCTATTTTTCCGCTATTTACAGATAAATCTATTTGTCCTAAATATCTTCCATAATATCCAGCCTGTACTATAGGCGTGCCGTTTACAATGTCTGCCTCTTCTAATACAGTGTGGCTATGTCCTCCAACTATTACATCAAAAGTTTTAGGGAAGGCTTCTGCTATTTTTTTATCGCCCTCATAACCTACATGGCTTAAAAGTATTGTAATATCGTTTGTTGTATTAAGAGGTGTAGACTTTAAGAAACTTTTTAATGAATCTATCTCTTTTTCAAATACTAAACCTTCAACATATTTAGGATTATAAACAGAATCTGTTGTTGTAATTCCTATTATAGCTACATTAAGTCCATTTACATTTGTAACTATATATGGTAAAGCATAATAACTATTGTCTTCTTTATTTTTTATATTTATAGATAGAGTAGGGAATTTCCTCTCTTTCATTATTGCTGTAAAATTATCAAGTCCATAATCTACAAAATGGTTTCCAATAGCAGCAGCATCAACTCCTATCATATTCATAATATCAACTTCATCTCTTCCCATAAATACTGTAGAATAAACGCTTCCTGTGATAGTGTCTCCTGCATGAAGAATTAAAACATTATTATTTGTTTTTTCTACATCTTTTATATATGAAGCTCTTCTTGCAGCTCCATACATATAATTAGTTTCTGGTGGGGTTACTTCTTTATTAACTATCATTTCTTCTTCATCTCTTCCATGTGTATCATTCATATGTATAATAGTTAATTCACCGCTGTTTGTAGATTTTTTTGCTGTGTTATTATTGCATGATGATAAAGCAAAAAAAATCATTAGTAAAATAATGCTAATTTTTTTCATATATATAAACTCCAATATTTTATATATAATATAGTATATTTTACTAATGATTATTGTCAATTATTAATATAAATTATTTTTTTTGTTTAGTACCTGTCTTAAACCCTCTTTTGCCTGGTAGTCTCCTCCATTATAGCTTAAAGCATTTCTATAGCTTTCTTCTGCATTATCCAATT from Brachyspira pilosicoli P43/6/78 includes:
- a CDS encoding STAS domain-containing protein, whose amino-acid sequence is MEISVEELENNTSVIKLVGDIDVYTSSDLKDAINSQIDFGAKRIIIDMEDVYYIDSSGIGVFVFAIGSFKRVNGKIGIVKITENVRKVFELTKIISFFPIFMTVSDAIEKL
- a CDS encoding bifunctional metallophosphatase/5'-nucleotidase, with the translated sequence MKKISIILLMIFFALSSCNNNTAKKSTNSGELTIIHMNDTHGRDEEEMIVNKEVTPPETNYMYGAARRASYIKDVEKTNNNVLILHAGDTITGSVYSTVFMGRDEVDIMNMIGVDAAAIGNHFVDYGLDNFTAIMKERKFPTLSINIKNKEDNSYYALPYIVTNVNGLNVAIIGITTTDSVYNPKYVEGLVFEKEIDSLKSFLKSTPLNTTNDITILLSHVGYEGDKKIAEAFPKTFDVIVGGHSHTVLEEADIVNGTPIVQAGYYGRYLGQIDLSVNSGKIEKFNYKLIPMDGNIEQDADMLAFIDEMKGTVDKEFNVRIGTLPVELLHDGIRSNSMAIGNFACDLVLDSYDNLDMVLMNSGGLRTPLKKGDITLGNIQNEFFPFDNEVVLVTLTGKDVIEMLKISGQKRGAGAFLQLSRGMEVKYNANGELLSAALDGENIDETKDYTVALSSFVFLGGDGYQDSEGKAIGEKGKNIVMTGNDMRDAMIAKIKELNNIPESYIDNNPRVIFE